Proteins from a single region of Cydia strobilella chromosome 2, ilCydStro3.1, whole genome shotgun sequence:
- the LOC134755421 gene encoding uncharacterized protein LOC134755421 isoform X2, translated as MSTMREAFVSILLLVATASCSDLGKDVNYYKDYLRARSDELPEGPAIADRLYFYRTPLQLYPGLLPALEQEYRKRTENVFKNHMLNKDSLLEGLIPEKRSSKTALSAMLQGKHALPTDEGHYCPYGK; from the exons ATGTCCACTATGCGGGAGGCATTTGTTTCAATACTGCTGCTAGTGGCCACCGCCAGCTGCTCTGACCTCGGGAAAGACGTCAATTACTATAAAG ATTATCTGCGTGCGCGCTCCGACGAGTTGCCCGAAGGCCCTGCGATAGCGGATCGGCTTT ATTTCTATCGGACACCGCTGCAGCTGTACCCGGGATTATTGCCGGCATTGGAACAGGAGTATAGGAAGAGGACagaaaatgtattcaaaa ATCATATGCTAAATAAGGACTCGTTGCTGGAAGGGCTGATACCTGAGAAGCGAAGCTCGAAAACTGCCCTGTCGGCGATGCTACAGGGGAAACATGCTTTGCCCAC